A segment of the Verrucomicrobiia bacterium genome:
GTCGTGGAGCTGATGGACCCGGCCGAGGCGAAAAACCGGTACCACGCCATGATCGAGCTGCCCAAAAATTATCCGCGCCTCATCGCGCTTCCTTCCGAGACCGGCTACGCGTTCATCCTCCTGGAAGACGTGATTTCTCTTTTTGCGCCTGAACTTTTTTCCGGCTACGAGATCGTGGATCAGGGCCTTTTGCGCCTGACCCGCGGCGCCGAACTTTCGCTCGACGAAGAAAAAGACGAGGACTTTGCCAAGGTCATGACCGAAGCCCTGCGCCTGCGGCGCAAAAGTTTTTTCGTGCGCGTCGAGGCGTCAGGATCAGAAAAAATGATGGATTACATCACGAAGAGGCTGGAGGTGCCGGCGCACCGCGTCTACAAAAGCGGGGAGTGGATGGACCTCAAGAGCATTTCTCAGCTCGCGTTCCAGCCCCAGTTCGAAAATCTCCGCCGGCCAGCGTGGACTCCGCTTCCTTCCAGGGATTTCCAGGAACAGGACGTGTGGACGCTTCTCAAAGAGCGCGATGTCATCGTGCATCACCCGTACGAATCCTTCGATGCGTTTCTCCGCTTCCTGAAAGAAGCGTCGCAGGACCCGGATGTCCTGGCCATCAAGCAGACGCTTTACCGCGCGGCGCATCCCTCGGCCGTCATCGCGCACCTGGAAAAGGCCGCGGAAAATGGCAAGCAGGTGACCGTGCTCGTCGAACTCAAGGCGCGCTTCGACGAACAGCGCAACATCGAATGGGCGGAACGCCTCGTGAACGCGGGCGCCACCGTGCTCTACGGCGTGGCCGGCCTGAAGACGCATGCCAAATGCTGCCTTGTCGTTCGCCGCGAGACCGAAGGCATCAAGCGCTACCTGCACCTGTCCACCGGCAATTACAATGAAAGGACCGGGCGGCTTTATTCCGACCTCGGCTTTTTTACGAGCCAGGAAGAGATCACCTCCGACGTCGCCTCCTTTTTCAACGTGATCACGGGATTCTCGCACCCGGTCGGCTTCCGGAAGATCGAGATCGCGCCTTATGGCCTGCGCCGCAAGCTCGAGCGCCTGATCCTGCGCGAGGGCATGCGCAGCAACAAGCAGGAACCCGGTATGATCATGGCCAAGATGAATTCGCTCGTCGACCCGCAGATCATCGAGGCGCTTTACCGCGCGTCGCAGGCCGGCGTCAAAATCAAGCTGAACGTGCGCGGCATCTGCGCGCTGCGTCCCGGCGTGCCCGGCCTTTCCGAGAACATCGAGGTCGTCAGCATCGTGGACATGTTCCTCGAGCACAGCCGCATTTTTTATTTCCGGAACGGCGGGGACGAGGACGTGTTCCTGTCCAGCGCGGACTGGATGCCGCGCAACCTGGAAAAGCGGCTGGAGATCATGTTTCCCGTGGAAGACGACAAGCTCAAGAAATCGCTCATCGAGCTGCTCGGCCTTTACTTCAAGGACAACGTCAAATCCTGGGTGCTGCAGCCCGACGGCAGCTACCGCAGGAAAGAAGCGGGTGACGAAAAGAAATTCCGGGTGCAGGAGGCGCTTTGCAAAAAAGCGCTCCAGCAGGCCGAATCCGCCTCGAAAAGCACCGCCGTCCGCGATTTGAAACCTCAGAAACCCAAAATGGAAATGGGCGGAGACGGCAAAGACGCCGCGTCCGAACCCCTTGCCGCGTCCCGCGACATCAAGATCCTTCCGCCCGAGAAATAACGCCGGAATCCCGCCCCCGGAAAACGTTTTCCACCTTGCCCGCTTGGGTGTAAATTAGAGCCATGGCGTCCGACCCCTTACAAGCTGCGCAGGCCCTTTCGGCTTTTCTTCCTAGCGAGAGGATCATCACCGACGAGATGACGCGCTTTGCGCTGGGAACCGACGCGAGCTTT
Coding sequences within it:
- the ppk1 gene encoding polyphosphate kinase 1 — protein: MTATETPKYFDRELSWIEFNARVLAEAMDETNPLMERMKFSGIASSNFDEFFMVRLASLGDGQEMLKEVYARAFKLMDRQHEHFEKTLAPEMEKAGILRVRPQGLSEAQRVYLSQLLQKELLPLLTPIAIRDDQPVPVLVNLSLYRVVELMDPAEAKNRYHAMIELPKNYPRLIALPSETGYAFILLEDVISLFAPELFSGYEIVDQGLLRLTRGAELSLDEEKDEDFAKVMTEALRLRRKSFFVRVEASGSEKMMDYITKRLEVPAHRVYKSGEWMDLKSISQLAFQPQFENLRRPAWTPLPSRDFQEQDVWTLLKERDVIVHHPYESFDAFLRFLKEASQDPDVLAIKQTLYRAAHPSAVIAHLEKAAENGKQVTVLVELKARFDEQRNIEWAERLVNAGATVLYGVAGLKTHAKCCLVVRRETEGIKRYLHLSTGNYNERTGRLYSDLGFFTSQEEITSDVASFFNVITGFSHPVGFRKIEIAPYGLRRKLERLILREGMRSNKQEPGMIMAKMNSLVDPQIIEALYRASQAGVKIKLNVRGICALRPGVPGLSENIEVVSIVDMFLEHSRIFYFRNGGDEDVFLSSADWMPRNLEKRLEIMFPVEDDKLKKSLIELLGLYFKDNVKSWVLQPDGSYRRKEAGDEKKFRVQEALCKKALQQAESASKSTAVRDLKPQKPKMEMGGDGKDAASEPLAASRDIKILPPEK